In one window of Orcinus orca chromosome 17, mOrcOrc1.1, whole genome shotgun sequence DNA:
- the OPLAH gene encoding 5-oxoprolinase isoform X4 has translation MSLLSSYEGLQQEIQRLAQENQELRRLVQLIQENEELKLVLRNRGIGLSFCSSGLLAEVTASPRLPRRRTIKFRDAERVLPGLPAEESLLDSSPTTMGSPEERFHFAIDRGGTFTDVFAQCPGGHVRVLKLLSEDPANYVDAPTEGIRRILEQEGGMLLPRDRPLDTSRIASIRMGTTVATNALLERRGERVALLVTRGFRDLLHVGTQAREDLFDLAVPMPEMLYEEVLEVDERVVLYREEPGAGMPVKGTDARMLGRRAAGPDGPLTGQRRASLQAAQGTCWRCSSLWTWGACEGSWRGSCLEASAAWPWCSCTHTRECGLAGGAGGRWASGWAGSSAALGRHRRWAQHEQQVGALARELGFTHVSLSSEAMPMVRIVPRGHTACADAYLTPTIQRYVQGFRRGFQGQLKDVQVLFMRSDGGLAPMDSFSGSRAVLSGPAGGVVGYSATTYRVEGGHPVIGFDMGGTSTDVSRYAGEFEHVFEASTAGVTLQAPQLDINTVAAGGGSRLFFRSGLFVVGPESAGAHPGPACYRKGGPVTVTDANLVLGRLLPASFPRIFGPGEDQPLSPEASRKALEAVATEVNSFLTNGPCPASPLSLEEVAMGFVRVANEAMCRPIRVLTQARGHDPSAHVLACFGGAGGQHACAIARALGMDTVHIHRHSGLLSALGLALADVVHEAQEPCSLPYAPETFVQLDQRLSRLEEQCVDALRAQGFPRAQISTESFLHLRYQGTDCALMVSAHQHPATAHSPRAGDFGAGFVERYMREFGFIIPERPVVVDDVRVRGTGRSGLRLEYVPKAQSGPPRVDKTTRCYFEGGYQETPVYLLGELGAGHKLQGPCLLIDSNSTILVEPACQAEVTETGDIRISVGAEAPGTVGAQLDPIHLSIFSHRFMGIAEQMGRILQRTAISTNIKERLDFSCALFGPDGGLVSNAPHIPVHLGAMQETVQFQIQHVGADLHPGDVLLSNHPCAGGSHLPDLTVITPVFWPGQTRPVFYVASRGHHADIGGITPGSMPPHSTTLQQEGAIFLSFRLVQAGVFQEEGVTEALRAPGKIPGCSGTRNLHDNLSDLRAQVAANQKGIQLVGELIGQYGLEVVQAYMGHIQANAELAVRDMLRAFGTSRQAQGLPLEVSAEDHMDDGSPIRLRVQIDVSEGSAVFDFSGTGPEVFGNLNAPRAITLSALIYCLRCLVGRDIPLNQGCLAPVHVVIPKGSILDPSPEAAVVGGNVLTSQRVVDVILGAFGACAASQGCMNNVTLGNAHMGYYETVAGGAGAGPGWHGRSGVHSHMTNTRITDPEILESRYPVILRRFELRLGSGGRGRFRGGDGVIRELLFREEALLSVLTERRAFQPYGLMGGEPGTRGLNLLIRKGGRTVNLGGKTSVLVSPGDVFCLHTPGGGGYGDPEDPAPLPASLLQPLAFPERGSVYEYRRAQETV, from the exons ATGTCCCTCCTCAGCAGCTACGAGGGCCTGCAGCAGGAGATCCAGCGGCTGGCACAGGAGAACCAAGAGCTGCGGCGGCTCGTGCAGCTCATCCAGGAGAACGAGGAGCTGAAGCTGGTGCTCAGGAACCGGGGCATCGGCCTGAGCTTCTGCAGCTCCGGGCTCCTGGCCGAGGTGACcgccagcccccgcctgccccggcgcaGAACCATCAAGTTCAGGGATGCTGAAAGAG TGCTCCCAGGACTGCCGGCTGAAGAGTCGCTGCTGGACTCCAGCCCCACCACCATGGGCAGCCCGGAGGAGCGCTTCCACTTTGCCATTGACCGCGGAGGCACCTTCACAGATGTCTTTGCCCAGTGCCCAGGGGGGCACGTGAGGGTCTTAAAGCTGCTCTCAGAAGACCCCGCCAACTATGTGGACGCACCCACCGAGGGCATCCGCCGCATCCTGGAGCAG GAGGGGGGCATGCTGTTGCCGCGGGACCGGCCGCTGGACACCAGTCGCATCGCCAGCATCCGCATGGGCACCACGGTAGCTACCAACGCGCTGCTGGAACGGCGCGGGGAGCGGGTGGCACTGCTGGTGACTCGCGGCTTCCGAGACCTGCTGCATGTAGGCACCCAGGCCCGTGAAGACCTCTTTGACCTG GCCGTGCCCATGCCCGAGATGCTGTACGAGGAGGTGCTGGAAGTGGACGAGCGTGTGGTGCTGTATCGAGAGGAGCCAGGTGCTGGGATGCCCGTGAAAGGTACGGATGCCCGAATGTTGGGGCGCAGGGCAGCAGGCCCAGATGGGCCTTTGACGGGGCAGCGGCGGGCTTCCCTGCAGGCCGCACAGGGGACCTGCTGGAGGTGCAGCAGCCTGTGGACCTGGGGGGCCTGCGAGGGAAGCTGGAGGGGCTCCTGTCTCGAGGCATCCGCAGCCTGGCCGTGGTGCTCATGCACTCATACACGTGAGTGTGGGCTGGCTGGGGGTGCGGGCGGCAGGTGGGCCAGCGGGTGGGCAGGTAGCTCAGCGGCACTCGGACGCCATCGTAGGTGGGCCCAGCACGAGCAGCAGGTGGGCGCCCTGGCCCGCGAGCTGGGCTTCACACACGTGTCACTGTCCTCGGAGGCCATGCCCATGGTGCGCATCGTGCCCCGGGGGCACACTGCCTGCGCCGACGCCTACCTCACACCCACCATCCAGCGCTACGTGCAGGGCTTCCGCCGTGGCTTCCAGGGTCAGCTCAAG GACGTGCAGGTGCTGTTCATGCGCTCCGATGGTGGCCTGGCGCCCATGGACTCCTTCAGTGGCTCCCGCGCTGTGCTCTCGGGCCCTGCTGGGGGCGTGGTTGGGTACTCAGCCACCACCTACCGGGTGGAGGGTGGCCATCCTGTCATCGGCTTTGACATGGGAG GCACGTCTACCGACGTGAGCCGCTATGCTGGCGAATTTGAACACGTCTTCGAGGCCAGCACAGCTGGTGTCACTCTCCAGGCCCCCCAGCTGGACATCAACACCGTGGCAGCTGGTGGGGGCTCCCGCCTCTTCTTCAG GTCAGGCCTCTTCGTGGTGGGGCCAGAGTCTGCAGGAGCCCACCCTGGCCCCGCCTGCTACCGCAAAG GAGGCCCTGTGACCGTGACGGATGCTAATCTGGTCCTGGGTCGCCTGCTGCCTGCCTCCTTCCCCCGCATTTTTGGGCCGGGAGAGGACCAGCCACTGTCCCCGGAGGCGTCCCGAAAGGCCCTGGAGGCTGTAGCCACTGAGGTCAACAGCTTCCTGACCAACGGGCCTTGTCCGGCCTCCCCACTgagcctggaggaggtggccaTGGGGTTTGTGCGTGTGGCCAACGAGGCCATGTGCCGGCCCATCCGTGTGCTCACGCAG GCGCGAGGCCACGACCCCTCGGCCCACGTGCTGGCTTGCTTTGGGGGAGCTGGTGGGCAGCATGCTTGCGCCATCGCCCGGGCCCTGGGCATGGACACCGTGCACATTCATAG GCATAGTGGGCTGCTGTCAGCACTGGGGCTGGCCCTGGCAGACGTGGTACACGAGGCACAGgagccctgctccctgccctaCGCGCCCGAGACCTTTGTGCAGCTGGACCAGAGGCTGAGCCGCCTGGAGGAGCAGTGCGTGGATGCCTTGCGGGCCCAGGGCTTCCCCAG GGCTCAGATCAGCACCGAGAGCTTCCTGCACCTGCGCTACCAGGGCACGGACTGCGCCCTGATGGTGTCCGCCCACCAGCACCCGGCCACGGCCCACTCACCCCGAGCGGGCGACTTCGGGGCAGGCTTCGTCGAGAG GTACATGAGGGAGTTTGGCTTCATCATCCCTGAGCGGCCAGTGGTGGTGGACGACGTGCGGGTGAGGGGCACTGGCCGCAGTGGCCTTCGCCTCGAGTACGTCCCGAAAGCCCAGAGTGGGCCTCCCCGGGTAGACAAG ACGACCCGTTGCTACTTCGAGGGGGGCTACCAGGAGACCCCCGTGTACCTGTTGGGCGAGCTGGGCGCTGGGCACAAGCTGCAGGGGCCCTGCCTCCTCATTGACAGCAACAG TACCATCCTGGTGGAGCCAGCCTGCCAGGCGGAGGTGACTGAGACTGGGGACATCCGCATCTCCGTGGGGGCTGAGGCGCCCGGCACGGTGGGTGCCCAGCTCGACCCCATCCACCTGTCCATATTCTCCCATCGCTTCATGGGCATTGCTG AGCAGATGGGCCGCATCCTGCAGCGCACGGCCATCTCCACCAACATCAAGGAGCGCCTGGACTTCTCCTGCGCCCTCTTTGGGCCCGACGGGGGGCTGGTCTCCAACGCCCCTCACATCCCTGTGCACCTGGGTGCCATGCAGGAGACGGTGCAGTTCCAG ATCCAGCACGTGGGGGCTGACCTCCATCCCGGCGACGTTCTGCTGAGCAACCACCCCTGCGCGGGGGGCAGCCACCTGCCAGACCTGACCGTCATCACACCG GTGTTTTGGCCGGGTCAGACGCGGCCTGTGTTCTACGTGGCCAGCCGTGGGCACCACGCGGACATTGGGGGCATCACACCGGGCTCCATGCCCCCCCACTCCACCACCCTGCAGCAGGAGGGCGCCATCTTTCTGTCCTTCAGACTCGTCCAGGCGGGTGTCTTCCAGGAGGAGG GGGTAACCGAAGCCCTGCGGGCACCAGGCAAGATTCCAGGCTGCAGCGGAACACGGAACCTGCACGACAACCTGTCAGATCTGCGTGCCCAGGTGGCAGCCAACCAGAAGGGCATCCAGCTGGTGGGCGAGCTCATTGGGCAGTACGGCCTGGAGGTGGTACAGGCCTACATGGGCCACATTCAG GCGAACGCTGAGCTAGCTGTGCGAGACATGCTTCGGGCCTTTGGAACCTcccggcaggcccagggcctGCCCCTGGAGGTGTCTGCAGAGGACCACATGGACGACGGTTCTCCCATCCGACTCCGAGTGCAGATCGACGTGAGTGAG GGTAGCGCGGTGTTTGATTTCAGCGGCACGGGGCCCGAGGTGTTCGGCAACCTCAACGCGCCTCGGGCCATCACACTGTCTGCGCTCATCTACTGCCTTCGCTGTCTGGTCGGCCGCGACATCCCACTCAACCAG GGCTGCCTGGCACCGGTGCATGTTGTGATCCCTAAGGGCTCCATCCTGGACCCGTCCCCAGAGGCGGCGGTGGTGGGCGGCAACGTGCTTACGTCGCAGCGGGTGGTGGACGTCATCCTGGGGGCCTTCGGGGCCTGCGCTGCTTCCCAG GGCTGCATGAAcaacgtgaccttgggcaacgcCCACATGGGCTACTATGAGACGGTGGCAGGCGGCGCGGGCGCAGGCCCCGGCTGGCATGGGCGCAGCGGTGTGCACAGCCACATGACCAACACACGGATCACCGACCCCGAGATCCTGGAGAGCAG GTACCCAGTTATCCTGCGCCGCTTTGAACTGAGACTGGGGTCTGGGGGGCGCGGCCGCTTCCGGGGCGGCGATGGTGTTATCCGCGAGCTGCTTTTTCGTGAGGAGGCGCTACTGTCAGTGCTGACCGAGCGCCGCGCCTTCCAGCCTTACGGCCTTATGG GGGGTGAGCCCGGAACTCGTGGCCTAAACCTACTGATCCGGAAGGGCGGCCGGACAGTGAATCTGGGTGGGAAGACCTCAGTGCTCGTGTCCCCGGGG GATGTGTTCTGTCTCCACACACCAGGCGGCGGGGGCTATGGGGACCCAGAGGACCCCGCCCCTCTGCCGGCGTCGCTCCTGCAGCCCCTAGCCTTCCCTGAGCGGGGCAGCGTCTATGAGTACCGCAGGGCCCAGGAGACTGTGTGA
- the OPLAH gene encoding 5-oxoprolinase isoform X1 → MSLLSSYEGLQQEIQRLAQENQELRRLVQLIQENEELKLVLRNRGIGLSFCSSGLLAEVTASPRLPRRRTIKFRDAERVLPGLPAEESLLDSSPTTMGSPEERFHFAIDRGGTFTDVFAQCPGGHVRVLKLLSEDPANYVDAPTEGIRRILEQEGGMLLPRDRPLDTSRIASIRMGTTVATNALLERRGERVALLVTRGFRDLLHVGTQAREDLFDLAVPMPEMLYEEVLEVDERVVLYREEPGAGMPVKGTDARMLGRRAAGPDGPLTGQRRASLQAAQGTCWRCSSLWTWGACEGSWRGSCLEASAAWPWCSCTHTRECGLAGGAGGRWASGWAGSSAALGRHRRWAQHEQQVGALARELGFTHVSLSSEAMPMVRIVPRGHTACADAYLTPTIQRYVQGFRRGFQGQLKDVQVLFMRSDGGLAPMDSFSGSRAVLSGPAGGVVGYSATTYRVEGGHPVIGFDMGGTSTDVSRYAGEFEHVFEASTAGVTLQAPQLDINTVAAGGGSRLFFRSGLFVVGPESAGAHPGPACYRKGGPVTVTDANLVLGRLLPASFPRIFGPGEDQPLSPEASRKALEAVATEVNSFLTNGPCPASPLSLEEVAMGFVRVANEAMCRPIRVLTQARGHDPSAHVLACFGGAGGQHACAIARALGMDTVHIHRHSGLLSALGLALADVVHEAQEPCSLPYAPETFVQLDQRLSRLEEQCVDALRAQGFPRAQISTESFLHLRYQGTDCALMVSAHQHPATAHSPRAGDFGAGFVERYMREFGFIIPERPVVVDDVRVRGTGRSGLRLEYVPKAQSGPPRVDKTTRCYFEGGYQETPVYLLGELGAGHKLQGPCLLIDSNSTILVEPACQAEVTETGDIRISVGAEAPGTVGAQLDPIHLSIFSHRFMGIAEQMGRILQRTAISTNIKERLDFSCALFGPDGGLVSNAPHIPVHLGAMQETVQFQIQHVGADLHPGDVLLSNHPCAGGSHLPDLTVITPVFWPGQTRPVFYVASRGHHADIGGITPGSMPPHSTTLQQEGAIFLSFRLVQAGVFQEEGVTEALRAPGKIPGCSGTRNLHDNLSDLRAQVAANQKGIQLVGELIGQYGLEVVQAYMGHIQVGRGEGASRQLCACPRQVDRGGGHLAHLEGGAAVTEHTLHQANAELAVRDMLRAFGTSRQAQGLPLEVSAEDHMDDGSPIRLRVQIDVSEGSAVFDFSGTGPEVFGNLNAPRAITLSALIYCLRCLVGRDIPLNQGCLAPVHVVIPKGSILDPSPEAAVVGGNVLTSQRVVDVILGAFGACAASQGCMNNVTLGNAHMGYYETVAGGAGAGPGWHGRSGVHSHMTNTRITDPEILESRYPVILRRFELRLGSGGRGRFRGGDGVIRELLFREEALLSVLTERRAFQPYGLMGGEPGTRGLNLLIRKGGRTVNLGGKTSVLVSPGDVFCLHTPGGGGYGDPEDPAPLPASLLQPLAFPERGSVYEYRRAQETV, encoded by the exons ATGTCCCTCCTCAGCAGCTACGAGGGCCTGCAGCAGGAGATCCAGCGGCTGGCACAGGAGAACCAAGAGCTGCGGCGGCTCGTGCAGCTCATCCAGGAGAACGAGGAGCTGAAGCTGGTGCTCAGGAACCGGGGCATCGGCCTGAGCTTCTGCAGCTCCGGGCTCCTGGCCGAGGTGACcgccagcccccgcctgccccggcgcaGAACCATCAAGTTCAGGGATGCTGAAAGAG TGCTCCCAGGACTGCCGGCTGAAGAGTCGCTGCTGGACTCCAGCCCCACCACCATGGGCAGCCCGGAGGAGCGCTTCCACTTTGCCATTGACCGCGGAGGCACCTTCACAGATGTCTTTGCCCAGTGCCCAGGGGGGCACGTGAGGGTCTTAAAGCTGCTCTCAGAAGACCCCGCCAACTATGTGGACGCACCCACCGAGGGCATCCGCCGCATCCTGGAGCAG GAGGGGGGCATGCTGTTGCCGCGGGACCGGCCGCTGGACACCAGTCGCATCGCCAGCATCCGCATGGGCACCACGGTAGCTACCAACGCGCTGCTGGAACGGCGCGGGGAGCGGGTGGCACTGCTGGTGACTCGCGGCTTCCGAGACCTGCTGCATGTAGGCACCCAGGCCCGTGAAGACCTCTTTGACCTG GCCGTGCCCATGCCCGAGATGCTGTACGAGGAGGTGCTGGAAGTGGACGAGCGTGTGGTGCTGTATCGAGAGGAGCCAGGTGCTGGGATGCCCGTGAAAGGTACGGATGCCCGAATGTTGGGGCGCAGGGCAGCAGGCCCAGATGGGCCTTTGACGGGGCAGCGGCGGGCTTCCCTGCAGGCCGCACAGGGGACCTGCTGGAGGTGCAGCAGCCTGTGGACCTGGGGGGCCTGCGAGGGAAGCTGGAGGGGCTCCTGTCTCGAGGCATCCGCAGCCTGGCCGTGGTGCTCATGCACTCATACACGTGAGTGTGGGCTGGCTGGGGGTGCGGGCGGCAGGTGGGCCAGCGGGTGGGCAGGTAGCTCAGCGGCACTCGGACGCCATCGTAGGTGGGCCCAGCACGAGCAGCAGGTGGGCGCCCTGGCCCGCGAGCTGGGCTTCACACACGTGTCACTGTCCTCGGAGGCCATGCCCATGGTGCGCATCGTGCCCCGGGGGCACACTGCCTGCGCCGACGCCTACCTCACACCCACCATCCAGCGCTACGTGCAGGGCTTCCGCCGTGGCTTCCAGGGTCAGCTCAAG GACGTGCAGGTGCTGTTCATGCGCTCCGATGGTGGCCTGGCGCCCATGGACTCCTTCAGTGGCTCCCGCGCTGTGCTCTCGGGCCCTGCTGGGGGCGTGGTTGGGTACTCAGCCACCACCTACCGGGTGGAGGGTGGCCATCCTGTCATCGGCTTTGACATGGGAG GCACGTCTACCGACGTGAGCCGCTATGCTGGCGAATTTGAACACGTCTTCGAGGCCAGCACAGCTGGTGTCACTCTCCAGGCCCCCCAGCTGGACATCAACACCGTGGCAGCTGGTGGGGGCTCCCGCCTCTTCTTCAG GTCAGGCCTCTTCGTGGTGGGGCCAGAGTCTGCAGGAGCCCACCCTGGCCCCGCCTGCTACCGCAAAG GAGGCCCTGTGACCGTGACGGATGCTAATCTGGTCCTGGGTCGCCTGCTGCCTGCCTCCTTCCCCCGCATTTTTGGGCCGGGAGAGGACCAGCCACTGTCCCCGGAGGCGTCCCGAAAGGCCCTGGAGGCTGTAGCCACTGAGGTCAACAGCTTCCTGACCAACGGGCCTTGTCCGGCCTCCCCACTgagcctggaggaggtggccaTGGGGTTTGTGCGTGTGGCCAACGAGGCCATGTGCCGGCCCATCCGTGTGCTCACGCAG GCGCGAGGCCACGACCCCTCGGCCCACGTGCTGGCTTGCTTTGGGGGAGCTGGTGGGCAGCATGCTTGCGCCATCGCCCGGGCCCTGGGCATGGACACCGTGCACATTCATAG GCATAGTGGGCTGCTGTCAGCACTGGGGCTGGCCCTGGCAGACGTGGTACACGAGGCACAGgagccctgctccctgccctaCGCGCCCGAGACCTTTGTGCAGCTGGACCAGAGGCTGAGCCGCCTGGAGGAGCAGTGCGTGGATGCCTTGCGGGCCCAGGGCTTCCCCAG GGCTCAGATCAGCACCGAGAGCTTCCTGCACCTGCGCTACCAGGGCACGGACTGCGCCCTGATGGTGTCCGCCCACCAGCACCCGGCCACGGCCCACTCACCCCGAGCGGGCGACTTCGGGGCAGGCTTCGTCGAGAG GTACATGAGGGAGTTTGGCTTCATCATCCCTGAGCGGCCAGTGGTGGTGGACGACGTGCGGGTGAGGGGCACTGGCCGCAGTGGCCTTCGCCTCGAGTACGTCCCGAAAGCCCAGAGTGGGCCTCCCCGGGTAGACAAG ACGACCCGTTGCTACTTCGAGGGGGGCTACCAGGAGACCCCCGTGTACCTGTTGGGCGAGCTGGGCGCTGGGCACAAGCTGCAGGGGCCCTGCCTCCTCATTGACAGCAACAG TACCATCCTGGTGGAGCCAGCCTGCCAGGCGGAGGTGACTGAGACTGGGGACATCCGCATCTCCGTGGGGGCTGAGGCGCCCGGCACGGTGGGTGCCCAGCTCGACCCCATCCACCTGTCCATATTCTCCCATCGCTTCATGGGCATTGCTG AGCAGATGGGCCGCATCCTGCAGCGCACGGCCATCTCCACCAACATCAAGGAGCGCCTGGACTTCTCCTGCGCCCTCTTTGGGCCCGACGGGGGGCTGGTCTCCAACGCCCCTCACATCCCTGTGCACCTGGGTGCCATGCAGGAGACGGTGCAGTTCCAG ATCCAGCACGTGGGGGCTGACCTCCATCCCGGCGACGTTCTGCTGAGCAACCACCCCTGCGCGGGGGGCAGCCACCTGCCAGACCTGACCGTCATCACACCG GTGTTTTGGCCGGGTCAGACGCGGCCTGTGTTCTACGTGGCCAGCCGTGGGCACCACGCGGACATTGGGGGCATCACACCGGGCTCCATGCCCCCCCACTCCACCACCCTGCAGCAGGAGGGCGCCATCTTTCTGTCCTTCAGACTCGTCCAGGCGGGTGTCTTCCAGGAGGAGG GGGTAACCGAAGCCCTGCGGGCACCAGGCAAGATTCCAGGCTGCAGCGGAACACGGAACCTGCACGACAACCTGTCAGATCTGCGTGCCCAGGTGGCAGCCAACCAGAAGGGCATCCAGCTGGTGGGCGAGCTCATTGGGCAGTACGGCCTGGAGGTGGTACAGGCCTACATGGGCCACATTCAGGTGGGCCGGGGGGAAGGAGCAAGCCGGCAGCTCTGTGCCTGCCCCAGGCAGGTGGACAGAGGTGGGGGACACCTGGCCCACCTGGAAGGTGGCGCAGCCGTTACTGAACATACTCTCCACCAGGCGAACGCTGAGCTAGCTGTGCGAGACATGCTTCGGGCCTTTGGAACCTcccggcaggcccagggcctGCCCCTGGAGGTGTCTGCAGAGGACCACATGGACGACGGTTCTCCCATCCGACTCCGAGTGCAGATCGACGTGAGTGAG GGTAGCGCGGTGTTTGATTTCAGCGGCACGGGGCCCGAGGTGTTCGGCAACCTCAACGCGCCTCGGGCCATCACACTGTCTGCGCTCATCTACTGCCTTCGCTGTCTGGTCGGCCGCGACATCCCACTCAACCAG GGCTGCCTGGCACCGGTGCATGTTGTGATCCCTAAGGGCTCCATCCTGGACCCGTCCCCAGAGGCGGCGGTGGTGGGCGGCAACGTGCTTACGTCGCAGCGGGTGGTGGACGTCATCCTGGGGGCCTTCGGGGCCTGCGCTGCTTCCCAG GGCTGCATGAAcaacgtgaccttgggcaacgcCCACATGGGCTACTATGAGACGGTGGCAGGCGGCGCGGGCGCAGGCCCCGGCTGGCATGGGCGCAGCGGTGTGCACAGCCACATGACCAACACACGGATCACCGACCCCGAGATCCTGGAGAGCAG GTACCCAGTTATCCTGCGCCGCTTTGAACTGAGACTGGGGTCTGGGGGGCGCGGCCGCTTCCGGGGCGGCGATGGTGTTATCCGCGAGCTGCTTTTTCGTGAGGAGGCGCTACTGTCAGTGCTGACCGAGCGCCGCGCCTTCCAGCCTTACGGCCTTATGG GGGGTGAGCCCGGAACTCGTGGCCTAAACCTACTGATCCGGAAGGGCGGCCGGACAGTGAATCTGGGTGGGAAGACCTCAGTGCTCGTGTCCCCGGGG GATGTGTTCTGTCTCCACACACCAGGCGGCGGGGGCTATGGGGACCCAGAGGACCCCGCCCCTCTGCCGGCGTCGCTCCTGCAGCCCCTAGCCTTCCCTGAGCGGGGCAGCGTCTATGAGTACCGCAGGGCCCAGGAGACTGTGTGA